Within the Rhizobium grahamii genome, the region CGGCTCCCCCGATGATCAGGATCGCTTTCGCTGCTCCGGGAACCACATCGCGCACCTTCAGTCGATCGAAAAGCGTCTCGTATGCCGTGATCGACGTCAGCGGCAGTGCAGCCGCGGCGGCAAAGTCGAGGGTCTTTGGCTTGTGGCCGACAATGCGCTCGTCGACCAGCTGGAACTCGGCATTGGAGCCTTGGCGGGCGATCGATCCCGCATAGAAGACCTCGTCGCCGACCTTGAAGAGCGAGACATCCGGCCCGACGGCTTTGACGACGCCCGCAGCATCCCAGCCAAGGATCTTCGCCTGGCCGTCAGGCGGTGTCACGCCGGCGCGTACCTTGACGTCGACAGGATTGACCGAAACAGCTTTCACCTCCACCAGAATGTCGTGGCCGGTTGCATCCGGCACGGGCAGCTCGATGTCGATCAGCGATGTCTCAGCCGAAATGGGTTGCGGGGTTTTGTAGCCGACGGCGCGCATGATGAATTCCTTGTTGCGTTGCACGCATGCTAGATGCGACCTATCTGTCGAAGGCGCAAGAATGCACAAATTCTGTACGTAGTACCAAAAAGGATACCGTAGGATGTCGCTTCCCCGAGCCAAGCTCACCAAGAACTTTCCCGGTTGTCCTGTCGAAGCAACGCTCAGTTTCCTCGATGGGAAATGGAAGGGCGTCATCCTTTTTCATCTGATGGATGAAACGCTGCGCTTCAACGAGCTGCGCCGCAAGCTGCCTGCGATTACGCAGCGCATGCTGACCAAACAACTGCGGGAACTTGAAGAATCCGGGCTGGTGTCGCGAACGGTCTTTGCCGTCGTGCCGCCGCGCGTGGAATATGCGCTGACGGCGCTTGGAGACACGTTGCGCCCCGTTATCGAGGCGCTTGCTGTCTGGGGCGAGCAGAATGTCTTCTGCTATCCGGATGGACGCCGGCTGCGGGACGTCGCAGCCGAGCAAGATCTAGCTGCGGGCGCGACGGTCGAGGCGTAGCGAAGCCGCAAAGACGAACATGCCGAGGAACGACAGGGCTGCGCCGACATAGCCCGTCGCTGCAAAGCCGTATCCCCAGGCGATCACGAGCCCGCCCAGCCAGGCGCCGAGCGCGTTGGCGATGTTGAAGGCCGAGTGGTTCGACGCTGCGGCAAGGGTCTGGGCATCCGCGGCGACATCCATCAGTCTGGTTTGCAGGGCAGGGCCCGCCGCAAAACCGCAGCCGATCAGGAAGACGCAGAGCGCGAGCATGACCGGGATCGTGGCCGTCAGTGAGAAAAGCGACAGCACGACGACGTTGAAGATCAGAGAGCCGGCAATTGTGCCCATGAGCGACTTGTCGGCAAGCCATGATCCGATGACGTTGCCGGCGTTCATTCCGACGCCGAACAGGATCATCATCACGGCAACCATGCTCTCGGGCAGCATCGCGACCTTTGTTGTCGTGTCGGCGATGTAGCTGAACATCGCGAACATGCCGCCGTATCCGACGGCGGCGATCGCGAGCGTCAAAAGAACCTGGGGGCGCTTGAAGGCGCCGAGCTCGCGGCGGAAGCTCGCGCCTTCGGCAACCTGGTCGCGCGGCACATAGTACCAGATCAAGGCCATGGTAACGAGGCCGATCACACCAACAGACGTAAACGCCACCCGCCAGTCGAGCGATTGTCCGAAGAAGGTCGCCAATGGCGTGCCGAGCAGGGTTGCGATGGTCAGGCCGAGCATGACCCTGCCGACTGCGCGTGCACGCTTGTGCGCAGGCACCATGGATGCTGCAACGATGGCGGCGACACCGAAATAGGCGCCGTGCGGCAGTCCGGTGATGAAACGGATGAGGGCGAAGCTCTCGAAGGTAGGCGCCATCGCGCTGGCAATATTGCCTACGGCAAAGATAGCCATCAGCAACAGAAGCAGCGAACGCCGCGCCATTTTCGCGGCGAGAACGGCGATAACGGGGGCACCAATGACGACGCCGAGGGCATAGGCGCTGATCACGTATCCCGCCTCGGGCGTCGTAACCGAGAATGTCCCGGCCACATTGGGCAGCAGGCCCATGATCGCGAATTCGCCGGTGCCAATGCCGAAGCCGCCGCAGGCAAGTGCCAGCTGGACCAGAGCAACAGCCATGGGCGAGGGCGCCTCAACTGCGGAATCGGCATCAATGGAATCGTTTACGGCAATCTGGCTCACGCGAGCTCCTCGGCATGCAATGTCAGGTGTCCGGCAACATGAAAGCGTCGGCAAACGCCAGCCGGAAATGCGGATATGAAAGGAAAAGGGAACTCTGCCCCACCAGACACTTATCGATGATTTGGTGTCGAACGTCTTCTGCGTTCTTTGCACTGCAGCACCGCCAACAGTGCATACGTGCCATGCGCGGCAGGCGCGACTCGTGCTGGTTGTTGAAATCACGAGCGCAAGAACCATCTCTAAGCGGCACGCGGCTGGGAGACGCCCAGCGCCGGAATAACGGGAAGCGCATGAAGCTTGTAGGTTTTTTCAATCGCGATGGCGGCACCTTCAGAACCACCGACATGCAGGCCTATGAACGGCGGGCCGAGGAGGTTTTCGGCGAGGCGGGTCACGATTTCGAAGCGCTGGTCTTTTCAGGCAGCGAGATCGTTCCCGCAATGCAGCGCGCCGCGCGACGCGACGATATCGACGGCATCGTCGCTGGGGGGGGCGATGGAACGATATCGGCCGCCGCATCGATCGCCTGGAAGAACGGGGTTGCGCTCGGTGTCATTCCGGCTGGAACGATGAACCTTTTTGCGCGATCGCTTCGCGTGCCCCTCGATATCTGGAGCGCGCTTGAGGTGCTGGCTTTCGGTGAGGTTGATAACGTCGATATTGCCAGCGCGAACGGCCGGCCGTTCATTCACCAGTTTTCCGCGGGTCTGCATGCGCGCATGGTGCGGTACCGCAATTCCTATACGTACCGATCGCGTTTGGGAAAAATGCGGGCGAGCACGCGTGCTGCCTTCGGCGTGGTGCTGAATCCGCCGGAGTTCGAGGTGGATTTCGAGGCGGGTGGCGTGCGCGAACGGCGGCGAGTTTCAGCCGTTTCCGTCTCGAACAATCCTTTCGGCGAGAATGCCTTATTGTACGCCGATAGCCTGACCAGCGGCGAGCTCGGCTTCTACACCGCAAAGCCGCTGAAGCCGCTTGGTGTCGCCCGCCTGGCGATCGACCTCCTGAGGGGAAAGGTGCGAGAAAACGCGGATGTCATGATCATGCACCCGGCCGAGGTGCACCTGCATTTTCCAAAGCTTCATTCGAAGGCAAATTGCGTGATGGATGGCGAGCTGCTCCCCCTCGAGCGCGACGTCTCGTTGAAACTCCACCCCGGTGAGCTGAAGGTATTGGTTCAGCAGGGCTTGGCCGCTCAGGTCGATGAGGCCGAACGGCGCGAGCCGGCGTCGTAGCTAGAGACGCGGCAGATAGGTTCGGTAGTCGAAGTCAGAGACCGTGCGCAAATAGGTGATCGCCTCCTTGCGCTTTGTATCGCCGTAAAGCTGCTGATAACGCTCGCCAAAAATGTCGGCGATGAAGGGCGAATGGCGAAACGCCTCGACCGCCGTCAGGAAGTCGTGGGTCAGCTTCGGCACGTTGTCGGGAACATGCGATGGCGTCGTTTCCTCGCCCGGATCCAGTTCGTTCTCGAGCCCGAGCAGCATCCCGCCGAGGATCGCGGCAAGCAGGAGGTATGGATTGGCATCGGCGCCCGCGACGCGATGCTCGATCCGGGCGGCCGGTCCGTTGATATCGGGGATCCGAACCGCCGTGCCCCGGTGACCGTAGCCCCAGGTGAGATCGACGGGTGCGAAAGAGCCCGGCTGGAAGCGGCGATAGGAGTTGGCGAACGGCGCAAAGACCAGTTGTGCGTCGCGCATGCTCTGTAGCATGCCCGCGCAGACCGATTTGAGCTTCGTCGGCTCGCCACCCTTTGCATCGAATATGTTACGGCCTGCAGCGTCGAGAACGCTCGCATGCACATGCAGGCCGGAGCCTGCGTGATCCGAATACGGCTTTGCCATGCACGTGGACTTCAAGCCGTGCTTTCGCGCCGCCTGCTCGATGATGCGCTTCAGGTAGATGCAGTCATCCGCCGCCGCGAGCGCGTCGGGGCGATGCAGCAGGTTGATCTCGAATTGGCCGGGCCCGAACTCGGCCGTCGTTGCATCGGCAGGCAGCCCCTGCGCCGCGGCATATGCGCGGACCGTGTTCAGATAGTCTCCAAGCGCGTCGACAGCGCTCATGTCGTAGAGCTGGAAACCGTTCGGATCGCCCTGATAGGTCAGGTCGACAGGAGGTGATGGCCTGCCGGTCTCCCGCCAACTCTGTTCCATGACATAGAATTCGAGCTCTGTTGCCACCACCGGCGTCAAGCCGAGCCGTTCGTATCGCTTGAGCACGGAGGCGAGAATTGCGCGGGGATCCATGAAACTCGGCGTCCCGTCGAATTCGTGCATCGTCGCCAGCACCTGCAGCGACCCTTCAGGAGCCCACGGCATCGCGGCAACGCTTCGCTCGTCGGGAATGCAATTCCCATCGGGATCGCCGACAGAGAGCGACAGACCTGTAATGTCGTCGTTGTCGTCTCCCCAGATATCAAGCGACTGAGTGGAGGAGGGCAGGCGCACCTCGCCGGCCCAGATCTTCTTCTGCATTCCGAGAGGAATCTGCTTGCCGCGCAGGTCGCCGTTCATTCCCACCAGCAGGATTTCCACGCGCGCATCGCTGGCCGCAGCTCTATCGTTGCTTTTGTCGCTTGCCATGATCTTGAAAATCCCCTCGGACACGCTCAAGGTCGTATCCCATTGGAAAGAGGCTTTCAATCTCCGAAGGTGTTTTGCAAATTATGTCCGATACTTACGCGCGTTCCAATCTGGCAGCCATCGATGCCGCTCATCATCTCCATCCGTTCTCGGACATGAAGAAGCTGAATGCCGACGGAGCCCGCATCATCCAGCGCGGCGAGGGTGTCTATATATGGGATGCCAAGGGCAAGAAGTATCTCGACGGTTTCGCGGGGCTCTGGTGCGTCAACATCGGCTACGGACGGCATGAGATCGCCGATGCCGTTGCCCGGCAGATGAAGGAGCTTCCCTATTACAATACGTTCTTCGGAACGACGACCACGCCGGCAACCTTGCTTTCCGAAAAGGTCGTCTCGCACGCCGGCCCGCATCTCAATCATGTCTTCTTCACCGCTTCGGGCTCGGAGGCAAATGATACTTGGTTTCGCATGGCCCGTGTCTATTGGGCCGCTGTCGGCAAGCCGTCGAAGAAGATCGTGATCGCCCGCAAGAATGGTTACCACGGCTCGACTGTCGCGGGCGCCAGCCTCGGTGGCATGAAATACATGCATGAGCAGGGCGACCTGCCGATACCCGGCATCGTTCACATAGACCAGCCGTATTGGTACGGCGAAGGAGGCGATCTGTCGCCGGACGAGTTCGGCCTGAAGGTCGCGCGGCAGCTGGAAGAAAAGATCGATGAACTCGGCGAGGAAAACGTCGCCGCCTTCGTTGCCGAACCGGTTCAGGGCGCCGGCGGCGTGATCATTCCGCCGAATACCTACTGGCCGGAAATTCAGAGAATTTGCAAAGCCCGCAATATCCTGTTGGTGGCCGATGAAGTGATCTGCGGCTTCGGACGCCTCGGCGAATGGTTTGGACACCAGCATTTCGGTGTCGAGCCGGATCTGGCGCCTGTCGCGAAGGGCCTGTCATCGGGCTACCTGCCGGTCGGTGGCGTGCTGGTCAGTGATCGCGTCGCCGACGTGTTGATAAACGATGTCGGCGATTTCAACCACGGCTTCACCTATTCGGGCCATCCGGTCTGCGCGACCGCGGCACTGGAAAACCTGCGGATTCTCGAGGATGAGCGCCTGGTGGAGCGGGTGCGCGACAACATCGGTCCTTATTTTGCCAGGGCCTGGGGTGCGCTTGGCGACCATGACCTCGTCGGTGAGGCCGTCAGCATCGGCCTGATGGGCGCGCTTCAATTGGCGGCTGACAAGAAGACGCGTATGCGCTTCGAAAAGCCGGACGCGGTCGGGGCACTCGTCCGCAATCATGCGCTCGCCAACGGTCTGGTTCTGCGCGCAACCGGCGACAGGATGCTCGCATCGCCGCCACTCGTCATCACCCACGAAGAGGTCGACGAAATGATCCGCATCACAAGGATCGCGCTGGATTCCGCCTGGCGGGAGCTCAAGTCTTAGCAGCTGTCAGGGCTGCGGGTAGACCCAGGCGTAGCCGAAGTACCGCTTGTCGTCGGGGCGTCCGCGCTCATAACGAATGCTTATGTTCTTGACGGCGGGGTTTGCGTATTGCGGACCAAGATTATCGGTCAGCCATCGGCTGAGGTCGGGGGGGAGGTTCGTATCTCCCTCTCTAGGCAGCCATGCCAACAGGATGGGCCGATCGGCGCTCCATTTGTAGTCGACCGTAAGGTTGCCGAAAAACGTGCACAGCGTCGGCACATCCGGCAACTGCATATGCAGGTTACCCGACGGCAGCCATGTATCGGTGACGACGAGGCCGGGCCGCTTTCCTTCTTCCGACATGATTTCGCTGATGAATGTCCCGTAGGGGATGTTATAGGCTTCGTAGCGGCCGAAGAGCATCGGCATATTGGCCCGAACAAAGAACAGCGGCGGCGTCAGAGCCATGACGGTCAGCGGCACGAGGAAGAAACGCTTGGCGAAGTCTTCCGCGCGGATGCCACGCGCCTGCATTTTCAGGCAGAAGGCGATTGGCATCAGGAACAGGAAGGGCAGGACCCATCTGTCGCGCATTGAGGTAATGCCGATCGCGAAGACCAGCACCAGCACCTGGAGACCGATCGTCAGGAAGACGGTGTCGAGAAAGCGCGCCCAGACCGTGGTCGGGCGAAGATTGCGCAGGAACGACTTCCCGAAAACGATCGCGTAGACCGCAACGATAGGTGCAAGGATGATGACGATGAGTTCGAAGAACTCGATCGGCCCCTTGATGAACTTCTCGAAAGCGCCGTCAGGCGCCTCTTCACCCATCGTGTTCAGGGTCCGCGTCGCAGCCAGTCCGACATTATCGAGCAGCCAGAGTCCGTGCGGGAGAAACAGAAGGATCGCAATGGCGATCGACAGCAGGAAGCGCCGGTCCAGAAGGCGCGCTTTGCCGTCCGGATGCATCAATACCGCGACGAAGGCGGCAATGACCACAAGGGTGAAGTTGTACTTCGACAGCATGCCGAGACCGAGCGAAACGCCGATCATCGCATAGGACCCCAGCGACGGCGCCTTCAGGGTCTTCACGACGCTGAGGATCAGCAGATTGATCATCAGCATCTGCGCGACCGTATGGGTCAGATCCCGCTGAGCGCCCCAGAAGACCTGCGGGATCGTGAACAGCGACAGGGTCGCAATCGCGGCGTAGAGACGGTCTTCAAGAACCAGCCGCGCAAGCCTGTAGTAGGTGAAGAAGAGGAGAAACAGGACGAGGTTCTTGGCCGCGGCGATCGTGGCGATTGACAGTCCGAACACGGACACGATCACGGCCTGGAACCAGTTATAGAGCGGCGGCTGCGTGTCGTAGCCGGTCACGAGCCACTGGGAAAAGAAAGCCTGCTGGGATTCGTCCACCCGCATGCCATGCGGCAGGAGCAGACGAACCACAAAGCCAATAAAGAAATACGCAGCCAGCAGCATGACGACCGCATCGGGTCTGCGCGTCAGAAGGTTACGCATTCTCGGAGCGGTCGAATATCTGCCGGACGATGTAGTTGGGCGAAGCGTCGTCGCGGTAGTAGGTGCGCGCGATCATTTCCGCCAGGATACCGGTCGTAATCATCTGCACCGAAGACAGTAGCAGGACGATTCCGACCATGAGCAGTGGTCGGGTACCGATGTCGTTCCCCATTATGAACTTGTCGAAGAACAGATAGATGAGCACGAGCGTCGCGATCGCGCCCAGTCCGAGACCCAGCGAACCGAAGAAATGTCCGGGACGCGCCTTGTAGCGCATGAAGAACATGACCGAGAGCAGGTCGAGGATGACGCGGAAGGTGCGCGAAATGCCGTACTTCGACTGGCCGTGCGCACGAGCATGGTGCGTTACGACCATTTCGCCGATGCGCGAGCTCGGTACGACGCCCGCCACCCATGCCGGAATGAAGCGGTGCATCTCGCCCATCAGCTTGACCTGCTTGATGATCGACGAGCGATAGATCTTCAGGCTGCAGCCGTAGTCATGCAGTTTGACGCCGGTGATGCGGCCGATCAGATAGTTGGCGCACCAGGAGGGAATCTTGCGGAGCAGGAGGCCGTCCTGGCGGTTCTTTCGCCAGCCGACCAGCAGGTCGAGTTCTCGGCGCTCGAGCTCCGCGACCATCGAGGGGATGTCGTTCGGGTCGTTCTGCAGATCGCCGTCCATCGTTGCGATCAGACGCCCGCTGGCGGTATCGATACCGGCCTGCATCGCGGCGGTCTGTCCGAAATTGCGCTGCAGTTCGACGATCTTCAGCGCGAGGCCGGCGCGACCGATATGCTTGCGCGCGTTCACGAGAGTTGCGTCCGTGCTTCCGTCGTCGACGAGGATGAGTTCCCAACGCTGCGGGTAGTTCGTCATGGCCGAGCAGATGCGATCGACGAGCGGTCCGACGCTTTCTTCTTCGTTGAAAATCGGCACGACCAGCGAAAGTTCGAGCGGAGCGCTGCCATCGATCGTGGTTGACGGTGACTCTGTCGTTGTCTGCAACTCGTATTTCTCCTAAAACGCCGCGCAGCCGTGACGCTCGGTTGGCGGCTGAAGTCAGGAAGCTAGTACATGAAGTCTCCGGTCGTTGCCAGCCGGCAATCCTGGTGCGCCCGCAATCGCATGATGCTGTTAACAGTCGCGATCGTTGGCGCCTACGCGTTTTTCATCCAGTGGTTCTGGGGATGGTCGTCGATCCTTGAAGAGTGGGCCCATGTCGGGGTCCTGCCGATCGTCGCTGCGTTGTTGCTGCTGACCAGCACTTACTTCCTGCGCACATGGCGCATCTACGATTATTTCCCGCGTGAGACCTCCGGCCGCTTCCGAGCGCTATTCCGCGTGACGCAGGTCCATAACCTGTTGAATATCATGCTGCCGTTCCGAACAGGGGAGACCAGCTTTCCGGTCCTGATGCGCACCGAATTCGGGATACCAATCGCCCGCGGCACATCCGCATTGTTCGTCATGCGGCTTCTCGATCTGCACGCGCTTCTCGCTGCGGCCGGGATAGGCTTTGCCGCTGCCTCGCAAAATAGAGTGTTGGCCTGGGCTATCTGGACGGTCTTTCTGTTGCTGCCGGTCGCAGCCTTTGCAACCCGCAAGAGCCTGTTGCGGATCGCGACCAGACTTCTTCCTGCAAAAGCCCAGGAAATCGTTGCGGAGATCGAAAACGGGCTTCCATCCAATGCGCCTGCATTCGCTCGCGCTTGGGCAATGACCGTGATCAATTGGCTTGTGAAGGTACTCGTGCTCGCCTGGTCGCTTCGCCTGATGGGCGTCTTCCCGATCTCGGCGAGCTTCGGTGGCGCGCTGGGAGGGGAGTTGTCGTCGGTCCTGCCGGTGCATGCACCGGGCGGCGTCGGCACATATCCGGCCGGGATCACCGCCGGTGCCGTTGCGTTCGGTGCTTCTGGAGAGGCTTCAGCACTTGCGACATTGGCCCAGGCAAGCATCAACGCGCATCTTCTGATTATCGTTTCGGCCCTGACCGGGACAGCGATCTCTCTACCCTTTGGTCGTCGACAGCTCTGACAGGCGCTTGCGCAGGAACGCCTGCTCCGGAACCTGACGACAGAAGGATAGCGCTGTCTGATAAGCGGCGATTGCTTCGTCGTCCTTGCCGAGCCGGCGCAGCAGATCCGCTCTTGCCGAATGCGCCAGGTGATAGCTGCCGAGTTCACCGCCCTCCAGGATCGCATCGATCAGCCGTAAGCCTTCTGCGGGGCCATCGATCATCGCAACGGCGACCGCCCTGTTGAGCTCGGCGATCGGCGATGGCTGCGCCGAAACCAGCAGTTCGTAATAGCTGGCGATGCGCCGCCAATCGGTCTCCTCGGGCGTTCGCGCGCGAGCATGCTCGGCGGCAATGGCCGCCTGAAGCGTATAGACGCTGATTTCCTCGTGGGTCATGGCCGTGCCGAGCAGCTGCTGCCCCTCGGCGATCTTCTGCAGATCCCATTTGCCGCGATCCTGATCGGCAAGCAGCACCAGTTCGCCGTCGATACCTCGCCGCGCCAGACGGCGCGAGTCTTGGAGCAGCATCAAGGCGAGCAGCCCGGAGATGTCAGGATGCGGCAGCAGGTCTGCCACGAGGCGCGCGAGGCGGATTGCTTCCATGACGAGATCTGTGCGGACGATCTGCTCGCCGGATGATGCGGAATATCCCTCGTTGAAAACGAGATAGATGACGTGCAGGACTCGATCGAGCCGATCCGGCAATTCTCCGCGGGAGGGAACCTCGTAGGGAATGCCGGCTGCCCTTATCTTGCTTTTGGCGCGCACGATCCGTTGCGCGACCGTCGGTGCCGGAACGAGAAAGGCGTGAGCGATCTCCTCGGTGGTGAGGCCGCAGACTTCGCGAAGCGCCATGGCGATCTGTGCCTCGCCGGTGAGGACAGGATGGCAGCAAATGAATATGAGACGCAGCATGTCGTCGTGAATCGTATCCATGTCGCCGATCTCCATCTCATCTGTCTGTGGATAGAGGCTTTCCTCGATGTCCCTAAGCGATGCATCGAAGCGCGTGCGCTTACGGATATGATCGATCGCGCGGAAGCGCCCCGCCGAAACGAGCCATGCGAAAGTGTTGGCGGGCACGCCGTCGCGCGGCCACGTTCGCGCCGCGGCGGCGAAGGCGTCATGAAGCGCCTCCTCGGCTCGGTCGAAGTCGCCGAGCAGGCGGATCAGCGTCGCCAGGACACGCCGCGACTGAGCGCGATATATCTCCTCGATCACCCGTTCCACGTCAGTCCGCCAGCGTCAGCATCTTGACGGGGCGCACCTCGATCGCGCCGTAGCGGCTGCAGGGAATACGCGCAACGATCTCCTTCGCCTGCGTCAAATCCCTGGCTTCGATCACATAGAGGCCGGCGAGGTGTTCCTTCGTCTCCACGTAAGGGCCGTCGGTTGCGCTCAGCGTACCGTTGCGGACACGCAGCACCGTCGCCGTCTCCGGGCTATCGAGGGCGTCGGCATGAATGAGTATGCCTTCCTCGCGCAGTTCGCTGTCACAGCGAAAATGGTCGCGGACAAGCTGCTCAGTCTCGTCCGTATTCAGTGTTCCGTCGGAGCCGACCGAATTGTAGATCAGGCAAATGTAGCGCATGACATCATCTCCCATCCTTGATCGAGTATCCCGGCCGTATTTCCACCGAGGCGTATTTCAGGATCGGGAACGTCGCCACGACCTCCCGTGCCTGTTCCATGTCGGCGGCCTCGATGACGACGAACCCGCCGAGGTGCTCCTTGATTTCGGCAAACGGGCCGTCCGTCGCAGTAACTTTCCCGCTCTTGAGGCGTAGCGTCGTCGCGCTATCGGGCGCCCGGAGCGCGAGTGCCGTTACCAGCACGCCACGATCGCGCCAGTGGTCGTCACTGACGATGCATTCCTCTGTCAGGACATCCCATTCTTCCTGCGGTACGAGCTTGCTCGCCTCGGTATCGAACCAGATCTGGCAAAGATACTTCATCGTCTTCTCCTCACATCTCAACCGGTATCGCGTAGATCGGTCGGACCTCGATCGCTCCCATCCTTGCAAGCGGAATTCCCGCGGCCACGCGGACGGCATCGTTGAGGTCTTTTGCATCGATCAGGATGAAGCCGCCAAGCTGCTCCTTGGTTTCGGCAAATGGACCGTCCGTCATCGCGGTCTCGCCGTTTCTGACGCGGACCGTGACAGCCGTCTTGGGATGTTGCAGCGCCTGCGCCGCAATCATGTGGCCGCTCTCGATGAGCTGCCGGTCGTAGGCCAGCGAATCGCGATCGAGCTGCCTCTTCTCCTCCGCCGACATGGCTTCCAGTGCCGACGGTTCAAAGAACACCTGACAAAGATACTTCATTCCGATTGCCTCCTCCGTGTCGTCTTATGCCCCTTGGACGAACAGAGTAGGTGGATTTCGACAGTGAAAA harbors:
- a CDS encoding winged helix-turn-helix transcriptional regulator is translated as MSLPRAKLTKNFPGCPVEATLSFLDGKWKGVILFHLMDETLRFNELRRKLPAITQRMLTKQLRELEESGLVSRTVFAVVPPRVEYALTALGDTLRPVIEALAVWGEQNVFCYPDGRRLRDVAAEQDLAAGATVEA
- a CDS encoding MFS transporter translates to MSQIAVNDSIDADSAVEAPSPMAVALVQLALACGGFGIGTGEFAIMGLLPNVAGTFSVTTPEAGYVISAYALGVVIGAPVIAVLAAKMARRSLLLLLMAIFAVGNIASAMAPTFESFALIRFITGLPHGAYFGVAAIVAASMVPAHKRARAVGRVMLGLTIATLLGTPLATFFGQSLDWRVAFTSVGVIGLVTMALIWYYVPRDQVAEGASFRRELGAFKRPQVLLTLAIAAVGYGGMFAMFSYIADTTTKVAMLPESMVAVMMILFGVGMNAGNVIGSWLADKSLMGTIAGSLIFNVVVLSLFSLTATIPVMLALCVFLIGCGFAAGPALQTRLMDVAADAQTLAAASNHSAFNIANALGAWLGGLVIAWGYGFAATGYVGAALSFLGMFVFAASLRLDRRARS
- a CDS encoding diacylglycerol/lipid kinase family protein, coding for MKLVGFFNRDGGTFRTTDMQAYERRAEEVFGEAGHDFEALVFSGSEIVPAMQRAARRDDIDGIVAGGGDGTISAAASIAWKNGVALGVIPAGTMNLFARSLRVPLDIWSALEVLAFGEVDNVDIASANGRPFIHQFSAGLHARMVRYRNSYTYRSRLGKMRASTRAAFGVVLNPPEFEVDFEAGGVRERRRVSAVSVSNNPFGENALLYADSLTSGELGFYTAKPLKPLGVARLAIDLLRGKVRENADVMIMHPAEVHLHFPKLHSKANCVMDGELLPLERDVSLKLHPGELKVLVQQGLAAQVDEAERREPAS
- a CDS encoding glutamine synthetase family protein, which produces MASDKSNDRAAASDARVEILLVGMNGDLRGKQIPLGMQKKIWAGEVRLPSSTQSLDIWGDDNDDITGLSLSVGDPDGNCIPDERSVAAMPWAPEGSLQVLATMHEFDGTPSFMDPRAILASVLKRYERLGLTPVVATELEFYVMEQSWRETGRPSPPVDLTYQGDPNGFQLYDMSAVDALGDYLNTVRAYAAAQGLPADATTAEFGPGQFEINLLHRPDALAAADDCIYLKRIIEQAARKHGLKSTCMAKPYSDHAGSGLHVHASVLDAAGRNIFDAKGGEPTKLKSVCAGMLQSMRDAQLVFAPFANSYRRFQPGSFAPVDLTWGYGHRGTAVRIPDINGPAARIEHRVAGADANPYLLLAAILGGMLLGLENELDPGEETTPSHVPDNVPKLTHDFLTAVEAFRHSPFIADIFGERYQQLYGDTKRKEAITYLRTVSDFDYRTYLPRL
- a CDS encoding aspartate aminotransferase family protein, whose amino-acid sequence is MSDTYARSNLAAIDAAHHLHPFSDMKKLNADGARIIQRGEGVYIWDAKGKKYLDGFAGLWCVNIGYGRHEIADAVARQMKELPYYNTFFGTTTTPATLLSEKVVSHAGPHLNHVFFTASGSEANDTWFRMARVYWAAVGKPSKKIVIARKNGYHGSTVAGASLGGMKYMHEQGDLPIPGIVHIDQPYWYGEGGDLSPDEFGLKVARQLEEKIDELGEENVAAFVAEPVQGAGGVIIPPNTYWPEIQRICKARNILLVADEVICGFGRLGEWFGHQHFGVEPDLAPVAKGLSSGYLPVGGVLVSDRVADVLINDVGDFNHGFTYSGHPVCATAALENLRILEDERLVERVRDNIGPYFARAWGALGDHDLVGEAVSIGLMGALQLAADKKTRMRFEKPDAVGALVRNHALANGLVLRATGDRMLASPPLVITHEEVDEMIRITRIALDSAWRELKS
- a CDS encoding glycosyltransferase family 39 protein, whose translation is MRNLLTRRPDAVVMLLAAYFFIGFVVRLLLPHGMRVDESQQAFFSQWLVTGYDTQPPLYNWFQAVIVSVFGLSIATIAAAKNLVLFLLFFTYYRLARLVLEDRLYAAIATLSLFTIPQVFWGAQRDLTHTVAQMLMINLLILSVVKTLKAPSLGSYAMIGVSLGLGMLSKYNFTLVVIAAFVAVLMHPDGKARLLDRRFLLSIAIAILLFLPHGLWLLDNVGLAATRTLNTMGEEAPDGAFEKFIKGPIEFFELIVIILAPIVAVYAIVFGKSFLRNLRPTTVWARFLDTVFLTIGLQVLVLVFAIGITSMRDRWVLPFLFLMPIAFCLKMQARGIRAEDFAKRFFLVPLTVMALTPPLFFVRANMPMLFGRYEAYNIPYGTFISEIMSEEGKRPGLVVTDTWLPSGNLHMQLPDVPTLCTFFGNLTVDYKWSADRPILLAWLPREGDTNLPPDLSRWLTDNLGPQYANPAVKNISIRYERGRPDDKRYFGYAWVYPQP
- a CDS encoding glycosyltransferase family 2 protein, with product MQTTTESPSTTIDGSAPLELSLVVPIFNEEESVGPLVDRICSAMTNYPQRWELILVDDGSTDATLVNARKHIGRAGLALKIVELQRNFGQTAAMQAGIDTASGRLIATMDGDLQNDPNDIPSMVAELERRELDLLVGWRKNRQDGLLLRKIPSWCANYLIGRITGVKLHDYGCSLKIYRSSIIKQVKLMGEMHRFIPAWVAGVVPSSRIGEMVVTHHARAHGQSKYGISRTFRVILDLLSVMFFMRYKARPGHFFGSLGLGLGAIATLVLIYLFFDKFIMGNDIGTRPLLMVGIVLLLSSVQMITTGILAEMIARTYYRDDASPNYIVRQIFDRSENA
- a CDS encoding lysylphosphatidylglycerol synthase transmembrane domain-containing protein: MKSPVVASRQSWCARNRMMLLTVAIVGAYAFFIQWFWGWSSILEEWAHVGVLPIVAALLLLTSTYFLRTWRIYDYFPRETSGRFRALFRVTQVHNLLNIMLPFRTGETSFPVLMRTEFGIPIARGTSALFVMRLLDLHALLAAAGIGFAAASQNRVLAWAIWTVFLLLPVAAFATRKSLLRIATRLLPAKAQEIVAEIENGLPSNAPAFARAWAMTVINWLVKVLVLAWSLRLMGVFPISASFGGALGGELSSVLPVHAPGGVGTYPAGITAGAVAFGASGEASALATLAQASINAHLLIIVSALTGTAISLPFGRRQL
- a CDS encoding RNA polymerase sigma factor produces the protein MERVIEEIYRAQSRRVLATLIRLLGDFDRAEEALHDAFAAAARTWPRDGVPANTFAWLVSAGRFRAIDHIRKRTRFDASLRDIEESLYPQTDEMEIGDMDTIHDDMLRLIFICCHPVLTGEAQIAMALREVCGLTTEEIAHAFLVPAPTVAQRIVRAKSKIRAAGIPYEVPSRGELPDRLDRVLHVIYLVFNEGYSASSGEQIVRTDLVMEAIRLARLVADLLPHPDISGLLALMLLQDSRRLARRGIDGELVLLADQDRGKWDLQKIAEGQQLLGTAMTHEEISVYTLQAAIAAEHARARTPEETDWRRIASYYELLVSAQPSPIAELNRAVAVAMIDGPAEGLRLIDAILEGGELGSYHLAHSARADLLRRLGKDDEAIAAYQTALSFCRQVPEQAFLRKRLSELSTTKG